The following coding sequences lie in one Novipirellula aureliae genomic window:
- a CDS encoding type IV secretory system conjugative DNA transfer family protein, whose amino-acid sequence MSVDPIKLDNPIDHNSVPSEPMSIAFPANPVPNPPIEQIVLLGMYIAAVSGLAMLVVLLAHHNSELALQIGKYQRLSVILFFAFLVFRGLLRETPLYSFVLGSAIFCGSLCATTLTIAAPHAEKAFAAFLMGLFVWNVIEIAIHYTTLDEKVVHQDAERSAKQRDTELSNLFLLVTISSIGFCLMLLTEARLPATFVLSFLILGIAYSKAAIRSNRPLSFIAATVNGYFAYPNADETAPGLIKTTAPNQLLRPISVALLIVAMASVSVCLGDHSIELIRILATAAASILLAVASLAVAVAFTARAVHFPTGKIPYQATVDKLRRSGNANEKESYFWGAVEVDSSPILIHRSLFSEHAHILGSTGSGKTALRLAPIIEQTIGFGDMSLFIIDLKADKLEQLASCYATRDRMKSETGIDVPIKVFTTEQGDLSHVFNPLITDGWKRFSIADRTSVVCETLGLYYGADFGRGHFSAINADVIQACFNANPSAESFAELYETLCDLAGTSSSAIGQMRRTEYTHVAQLLQKLASCNVLNATAARVANKAAIENRINLAEAFQTPGIYYFHLPSTTSPVLAPAIARLVTKFLLIAAKSAKRDKKVQVIIDEFQRMMSESLDNTFQLARSHDINLIIANQSIGDLRAKGDRLINAIETNCAIRQWLSVTSVNDLEMVGKLFGTHKEVHKSETQSRNGTSVQRSLRDAPRITITDLQQISDDPFLSVTKITGVRDGYSKYRGVPFVVRNQFHISGKEYERRRDFVWPTDLPGMMMVEELSLPTIAIKAKKAKPDRPIDNDTDDLADLFV is encoded by the coding sequence ATGTCTGTTGATCCCATCAAACTTGATAATCCGATTGACCACAATTCAGTGCCGAGTGAGCCAATGTCGATCGCATTTCCCGCGAATCCGGTCCCAAATCCGCCGATCGAGCAAATAGTGTTGCTCGGTATGTATATCGCCGCCGTCTCAGGTTTGGCGATGTTGGTTGTATTACTTGCCCATCACAATTCCGAGTTGGCCTTACAAATTGGAAAGTACCAACGTTTATCCGTGATCCTGTTTTTCGCGTTCCTTGTATTCAGAGGGCTGCTACGAGAAACTCCGCTGTACTCGTTTGTTCTTGGCAGTGCCATCTTTTGCGGTTCTTTGTGTGCGACCACTTTGACCATCGCTGCACCCCACGCGGAAAAGGCATTTGCAGCATTCCTGATGGGGCTGTTCGTTTGGAACGTTATCGAAATAGCGATCCACTACACGACGCTCGATGAAAAGGTCGTTCACCAAGACGCAGAACGATCTGCCAAGCAACGCGACACCGAACTGAGCAACCTATTCCTTCTTGTCACGATCAGTTCGATTGGATTTTGTTTGATGCTTTTGACCGAAGCACGATTGCCAGCGACATTTGTCCTGTCATTCCTTATCTTGGGTATCGCGTACTCGAAGGCCGCTATCCGCTCCAACCGGCCGCTCAGTTTCATCGCTGCCACGGTCAATGGATACTTCGCGTATCCCAATGCCGACGAAACCGCGCCGGGACTGATCAAAACTACGGCCCCCAATCAGTTGCTTCGCCCTATCAGTGTGGCGTTGCTGATTGTTGCTATGGCGTCCGTATCTGTCTGTCTTGGGGATCATTCAATAGAGCTGATTCGCATTCTCGCCACCGCCGCTGCATCCATATTGCTCGCAGTTGCAAGCCTAGCGGTCGCGGTCGCATTCACCGCCCGAGCGGTACACTTCCCAACTGGAAAAATACCGTATCAAGCTACCGTCGATAAGCTTCGCAGATCTGGCAATGCCAACGAAAAGGAATCCTATTTTTGGGGCGCAGTCGAAGTCGATTCTTCGCCGATCTTGATCCATCGATCGCTATTTTCGGAACACGCTCATATTCTCGGCAGTACCGGCAGTGGAAAGACGGCCCTGCGCCTCGCTCCCATTATCGAGCAAACGATCGGGTTTGGTGACATGAGCCTGTTCATCATCGACTTGAAGGCGGACAAGCTCGAACAGTTGGCCTCGTGCTATGCGACTCGAGACCGGATGAAAAGCGAAACGGGCATCGATGTGCCGATCAAGGTATTCACCACCGAACAGGGCGATCTATCTCATGTCTTCAACCCGTTGATCACTGATGGATGGAAGCGGTTTTCCATAGCAGATCGTACATCGGTGGTCTGCGAAACGCTCGGCCTGTACTACGGGGCTGATTTCGGACGCGGTCACTTTTCGGCTATTAACGCCGACGTTATCCAAGCTTGCTTTAACGCCAACCCCTCAGCTGAATCGTTCGCGGAGTTATACGAGACCCTCTGTGATCTCGCGGGAACCTCATCCAGTGCCATCGGCCAGATGCGGCGAACGGAATACACTCATGTCGCCCAACTGCTGCAAAAGCTTGCGTCTTGCAATGTCTTGAACGCAACCGCTGCCCGTGTCGCTAATAAGGCCGCGATCGAAAATCGAATCAACCTTGCCGAAGCGTTTCAAACGCCGGGCATCTACTATTTCCACTTACCGTCAACGACGTCGCCTGTACTAGCGCCAGCAATCGCACGGTTGGTGACAAAGTTCTTGCTCATCGCAGCGAAGTCCGCCAAACGGGACAAAAAGGTTCAAGTCATCATCGATGAGTTTCAGCGGATGATGTCCGAAAGTCTCGATAACACATTCCAGTTGGCTCGTAGCCACGACATTAACCTAATTATTGCCAATCAGAGCATCGGTGACCTTCGAGCCAAAGGCGATCGGCTGATTAACGCCATCGAAACGAACTGTGCCATACGCCAATGGCTCTCGGTTACTTCAGTCAACGACCTCGAAATGGTTGGTAAGCTCTTCGGGACGCATAAAGAAGTGCATAAATCGGAAACTCAATCACGCAACGGTACATCGGTTCAACGCTCGTTACGCGATGCTCCGCGGATCACCATCACCGACTTGCAGCAAATTTCGGACGATCCGTTTTTAAGCGTTACCAAAATCACCGGTGTTCGTGATGGATATTCCAAATATCGCGGCGTGCCGTTCGTGGTTCGTAACCAGTTCCATATCTCGGGAAAAGAATACGAGCGTCGCCGTGACTTTGTTTGGCCCACCGATTTACCGGGCATGATGATGGTCGAAGAACTCTCGTTACCTACGATTGCCATTAAAGCGAAGAAAGCGAAACCAGATCGCCCCATCGATAACGACACCGATGATCTGGCCGATTTATTCGTTTAA
- a CDS encoding ribbon-helix-helix domain-containing protein produces MIRHIPPDVQALIDAKMASGQYKNEAELLREALSSIDDFEEDVEAVQSAIKKWQGGDEGIPVDEAFELVRSRVEGEPNR; encoded by the coding sequence ATGATTCGACACATTCCCCCCGATGTCCAGGCGTTGATCGACGCCAAAATGGCCTCCGGGCAATACAAAAACGAAGCAGAGCTTCTCCGTGAGGCGTTGTCGAGTATCGACGATTTTGAGGAGGACGTTGAGGCAGTTCAATCAGCAATCAAAAAATGGCAGGGCGGTGACGAAGGCATCCCAGTGGACGAAGCCTTTGAACTCGTGCGATCCAGGGTTGAAGGTGAGCCCAACAGGTGA
- a CDS encoding type II toxin-antitoxin system RelE/ParE family toxin gives MKPPTHKVVLHSEAIDDLQQLYGFVYKYAPNQTTEWAKRLLQKTKTLERMPDRCPIARESKRVFFELRQLLFGRKPDVLRILFTIDGDVVRVLKIVRASKRSPTKQSIQRSYFHE, from the coding sequence GTGAAGCCACCTACACACAAGGTTGTGCTGCATAGTGAAGCGATCGACGACTTACAGCAGTTGTATGGATTCGTTTATAAGTACGCGCCAAACCAAACCACTGAGTGGGCCAAGCGACTGTTGCAAAAAACAAAAACGCTTGAGCGAATGCCTGATCGCTGCCCGATCGCTCGTGAATCGAAACGGGTGTTCTTCGAACTCCGGCAACTTCTTTTCGGACGCAAACCGGATGTACTTCGGATTTTATTCACCATTGATGGTGATGTGGTTCGTGTTTTAAAGATCGTCCGAGCTTCAAAGCGAAGCCCGACCAAGCAAAGCATTCAGCGATCATATTTTCACGAATAG
- a CDS encoding ArdC family protein encodes MNKQDAMNTVTNSLDDLYQALRAGRYEVMDKQLEVTARFHRYSFNNVMLIYKQCPEATLVAGFHTWKKQGRWVRSGESGIAILAPLTKRKEDDNEREEDSLVMGFRIVYVFDVSQTDGDALMEEAPILGDPGRNLSALLNVYRDLEIKVHLTKLPGTVQGYSLGGEVRVSDDLDDISLFRVLSHELAHELMHKTIRCTSENKPLLETEAEAVAFVVASACGVRCLDRSADYIALHEGSQILLENSLEAIHKTSSSILGMIEKQVVNFDNGIAQAA; translated from the coding sequence ATGAACAAACAAGATGCAATGAACACAGTAACAAACTCACTTGACGATCTATACCAAGCACTTCGAGCGGGACGATACGAGGTGATGGATAAACAGTTGGAAGTCACGGCGAGATTCCACCGCTATTCATTTAATAACGTGATGCTGATTTACAAGCAGTGCCCTGAAGCGACATTGGTTGCGGGTTTTCACACATGGAAGAAGCAAGGGCGATGGGTTCGCTCCGGTGAATCAGGAATCGCCATACTCGCTCCGCTTACGAAACGCAAAGAGGACGACAATGAACGTGAGGAGGATTCACTGGTGATGGGGTTCCGAATCGTTTACGTCTTTGACGTTTCGCAAACGGACGGTGATGCACTGATGGAGGAAGCACCGATTCTGGGTGATCCGGGCCGCAACTTATCTGCACTGCTAAATGTTTATCGTGACCTGGAGATCAAGGTTCATTTGACCAAACTGCCGGGGACGGTTCAGGGCTACTCACTTGGTGGCGAGGTTCGCGTCAGCGATGATCTCGATGACATCAGCTTGTTCCGAGTGCTGAGTCACGAGTTGGCTCATGAATTGATGCACAAAACGATTCGCTGCACTTCGGAAAACAAACCACTGCTGGAAACAGAGGCGGAGGCAGTTGCGTTTGTTGTCGCGTCAGCTTGCGGGGTTAGGTGTCTCGATCGAAGTGCCGACTATATCGCACTTCACGAAGGCAGCCAGATTCTGCTTGAGAATTCACTGGAAGCGATTCACAAGACATCATCCAGTATCCTTGGCATGATTGAAAAACAGGTCGTGAACTTTGACAACGGCATCGCACAAGCGGCTTAG
- a CDS encoding JAB domain-containing protein: MARTKRELQQPPEIEDHFIREVNVNYRTTAETRIKITKAADIAEFVRSVMTDNSREHCVALYLDGSHHVASYSIISIGSANSAPVAPREVFQRAVLIGAVSLILAHNHPSGSLDPSPQDHDITKRLKDAGEILGISLLDHVIVTDHGYVSLREDSLRW; this comes from the coding sequence ATGGCTAGAACAAAACGAGAATTACAACAACCACCAGAAATCGAAGATCACTTCATTCGTGAAGTCAACGTCAATTACCGGACGACCGCAGAAACCCGCATCAAGATTACCAAGGCGGCTGACATTGCCGAATTTGTTCGTTCGGTGATGACCGATAACAGCCGCGAGCACTGTGTTGCACTTTACCTTGACGGTTCACACCACGTCGCCAGCTATTCGATCATCTCGATTGGCAGTGCCAATTCCGCACCGGTAGCACCAAGAGAAGTTTTTCAACGTGCGGTGCTAATCGGCGCGGTTAGCTTGATTCTAGCTCACAATCATCCAAGCGGCAGCCTCGACCCAAGTCCTCAAGACCACGACATCACTAAAAGACTCAAAGATGCCGGCGAGATTCTCGGGATCAGCCTGTTGGACCACGTAATCGTCACGGATCACGGCTATGTCTCTCTTAGAGAAGACTCGCTGCGTTGGTAG
- a CDS encoding TIGR04255 family protein has translation MSRFRNPPIVEAWIAFDFNPKPDKVSWEVDAHRFRKASMEEFPQAQFLFTSEMEVEERRDGSVPEVKNHQTKLDLVRMRSENNKHVLQLGDDRMAFNLLEGGKDYPGFANLLDETLRHLETYRSIYEPSGTEPVAFWFSII, from the coding sequence GTGTCCCGATTCCGAAATCCGCCAATCGTCGAAGCTTGGATCGCTTTCGACTTCAACCCCAAACCCGACAAGGTTTCTTGGGAAGTTGACGCGCATCGTTTTCGCAAGGCTTCAATGGAAGAGTTTCCTCAAGCTCAATTCCTGTTTACTAGCGAGATGGAAGTGGAGGAACGTCGTGATGGCTCGGTGCCAGAGGTTAAGAATCACCAAACAAAACTCGATCTTGTTCGGATGCGGTCGGAGAACAATAAACACGTCCTTCAACTTGGTGACGACCGAATGGCATTCAATCTGCTGGAAGGCGGCAAGGATTATCCCGGCTTCGCCAACTTGCTTGATGAAACGCTGCGGCATTTAGAAACCTATCGATCGATTTACGAGCCATCGGGAACGGAACCAGTTGCGTTTTGGTTCTCGATCATTTAG
- a CDS encoding LamG-like jellyroll fold domain-containing protein, with amino-acid sequence MRPSNRARQMKSLPSRFRCLRCERLETRLVLACPAEPFTILGTNGDDTILVEAVADSKTNVKITVNGVETASCRPLSTITVETLEGNDTITVAPEVYLPTVLDGGPGSDTINGGSGDDIFKVRDATLDTIDGGLGVNSAYTDSLDLVTGIDYLNPMPVTADNQTKHVKILVLNFEATIPSEGNKKLWEVFPWWNDPRELAQEYEKQVERASGGAIEFDIVQWRDLDELPAFEDGFRYDRDDYVSHWRTNSGWHEGQVDFPRIATEQSLVSLIDSGEVDEVWMMGLPYLAESWMAGPDAFFINGPIYSEIPTSRAFACMGFSYERGVDMMWHNTGHRTENHLNRVYGGWNLADPTSNWDLFSANYQQSNGVAGVGNTHYPANAESDYDTFNERVVQSWADDFLDYPNLTGATMPVNRYTWSKGPIHEYELSYQNWYFAHIPRADGTNPDGKVNNWWKYIYDFNNYTRDGQPKPLSASATANDVYNVGDTAYTFSVTYSGAIPVNIETLDGSDIRVNGPGGFSQLAQLVALSDSFNDTHVVATYRINAPSGTWSIDDRGQYTIQLQDGQVLNTMDEALPQSIVGSFAVRAASPVELVKDPDTSLLLHFDGNLNGADGETPTETEGNAFGTGVNGQGRVNAAGGLVRFEEAGNIDPLRGTIEMWIKPDWNGSTNQGTHKLFDSGEFFNNQIRFAVDGANNLIFYYAGDNTQTPAIENNIVYGTHHSVTDWVAGQWHHVAATWDSDTSEFQLYLDGKPVGWSYSPVNTVRINNLTGDTISLMGSVYGGNNAHATFDEYRISTRARSASEIQASYQAGLDTRTLTLGTPDVDLPIGGKQQLLVTSPDINGVEREMTNLVHWTSSNPNVVSVSASGEVLAMSTGSSTVAAKLDSVSVSATVNVAASSDPVGTFTVADVAAFGGTQYEISVTYSDETDVDVSSIGYGDMWATNDKGFSRFLDFVGVDNSTNGLARTATYVFTPVGGYWDSSDNGTYTVTLMPGQIFDTGRNSNRLAVSKTFQVKLPSANDPPTVSKIQPVASGNGRGSMMQVNFTSVDESDSHWCVIDWGDGDEAETIRLVDTEPFFIEHVYGAGGEYTVVLKMRNDQGSESDPRSIAVRVANSELQNPLMPWDVNRDGSILASDALAIINQLTEFPNGQSSMPVTAEDRGPDFLDANGDGVVSAADALYVINKLSERQKADAEVAEGETLIDSLLSDWIPFPTIEIESRIGRTETDPILANQKPTLLAKQKTYHAGDLASVPISSIDHDQSAREIAEALVRDRLLNSVVDGTLADEALSARHGLKRSSIGRLDALAK; translated from the coding sequence ATGCGACCATCAAATCGTGCAAGACAAATGAAGTCGCTGCCGAGTCGTTTCCGGTGCTTAAGATGTGAGCGGCTTGAAACGCGTTTGGTGCTGGCTTGTCCCGCCGAGCCGTTTACGATTCTTGGCACGAACGGGGACGATACGATCTTGGTCGAGGCGGTGGCGGACTCGAAGACCAATGTGAAGATCACGGTCAACGGAGTGGAGACCGCTTCCTGCCGACCGCTAAGCACGATCACCGTCGAAACGCTCGAAGGCAACGACACGATCACCGTTGCACCGGAGGTTTACTTGCCGACAGTGCTTGATGGTGGACCTGGCAGTGATACGATCAACGGCGGTTCCGGCGACGACATTTTCAAAGTTCGCGACGCTACACTGGACACGATCGATGGCGGGTTAGGTGTCAACAGTGCCTACACCGATTCACTCGACCTGGTCACCGGCATCGACTATCTGAACCCGATGCCCGTCACAGCGGACAATCAGACCAAGCATGTGAAGATACTTGTTCTAAATTTCGAAGCGACTATTCCATCGGAAGGCAATAAGAAACTATGGGAGGTGTTTCCTTGGTGGAACGATCCTCGAGAACTTGCTCAGGAGTACGAAAAGCAAGTCGAACGAGCTTCCGGTGGAGCTATTGAGTTTGACATCGTCCAGTGGCGGGACTTGGATGAGTTGCCAGCCTTCGAGGATGGTTTTCGATACGATCGAGATGACTATGTATCGCATTGGCGTACAAACAGTGGTTGGCACGAGGGACAAGTGGATTTCCCTCGCATTGCAACCGAACAGTCGCTCGTGTCGCTTATCGACAGTGGTGAAGTTGACGAAGTATGGATGATGGGGCTCCCTTACCTTGCTGAATCATGGATGGCTGGTCCAGACGCATTCTTTATTAACGGCCCAATCTATTCGGAAATACCAACGAGTCGAGCCTTTGCGTGCATGGGCTTCAGTTACGAAAGGGGCGTCGACATGATGTGGCACAACACGGGCCATCGCACCGAGAATCACTTAAACCGAGTTTATGGTGGTTGGAACTTAGCGGACCCAACAAGTAACTGGGATCTCTTCAGCGCAAACTACCAGCAATCCAATGGCGTTGCTGGCGTCGGCAATACGCACTATCCCGCGAATGCAGAATCGGATTATGACACGTTTAATGAGCGTGTGGTGCAAAGTTGGGCAGACGATTTTCTCGACTATCCAAATTTGACTGGAGCCACGATGCCGGTCAATCGTTACACTTGGTCCAAGGGACCGATCCACGAATACGAACTCAGCTATCAAAACTGGTACTTCGCTCACATCCCGCGTGCCGACGGCACTAACCCCGATGGCAAGGTGAACAATTGGTGGAAGTATATCTACGACTTCAACAACTACACACGGGATGGTCAGCCCAAACCACTTTCAGCTTCGGCTACTGCCAATGACGTATACAACGTCGGTGACACAGCTTACACGTTTTCGGTAACGTACTCCGGTGCAATTCCTGTCAATATCGAGACATTGGATGGAAGCGATATTCGCGTGAATGGCCCTGGTGGTTTCAGCCAACTCGCGCAGCTTGTCGCACTTAGCGACAGTTTTAATGATACGCACGTCGTCGCCACCTATCGCATTAATGCTCCTAGCGGTACTTGGAGTATCGATGATCGTGGTCAGTACACGATCCAACTACAAGATGGTCAAGTGCTTAACACGATGGATGAAGCACTGCCGCAGAGCATCGTGGGGAGCTTTGCTGTTCGTGCCGCCAGCCCGGTTGAGCTTGTCAAAGATCCCGACACGTCACTGCTGCTTCACTTCGATGGCAACTTGAACGGTGCCGATGGCGAAACGCCGACCGAAACAGAAGGAAATGCGTTCGGAACTGGCGTGAACGGACAGGGACGCGTCAATGCCGCAGGCGGACTCGTTCGCTTTGAAGAAGCCGGCAATATCGATCCGCTCCGCGGAACGATTGAGATGTGGATCAAGCCCGATTGGAACGGCAGTACCAACCAAGGCACCCACAAACTATTCGATTCAGGGGAATTCTTCAACAATCAAATTCGTTTCGCAGTGGATGGTGCGAATAACCTGATCTTCTATTACGCGGGTGATAATACTCAAACGCCCGCAATCGAAAACAACATCGTCTACGGAACCCATCACTCAGTCACCGATTGGGTTGCTGGTCAGTGGCATCATGTCGCCGCGACATGGGACAGCGACACCAGTGAGTTCCAGTTGTACCTGGATGGCAAGCCAGTCGGATGGAGCTACAGTCCGGTAAATACCGTCCGCATCAACAACCTAACCGGCGATACGATCTCGCTAATGGGAAGCGTCTACGGTGGAAACAACGCTCACGCAACCTTCGATGAATACCGCATCTCGACCCGTGCTAGATCCGCCAGCGAAATTCAAGCCAGCTATCAAGCAGGTCTTGACACTCGGACGCTCACCCTTGGGACTCCGGACGTTGATCTGCCAATTGGTGGCAAACAGCAATTGCTAGTCACATCGCCGGATATCAACGGCGTCGAAAGAGAGATGACCAACTTGGTTCACTGGACGAGCAGCAATCCAAACGTCGTCAGCGTTTCAGCCAGCGGCGAAGTTCTCGCCATGAGTACAGGTTCGTCCACTGTAGCGGCTAAGCTTGATAGTGTGTCGGTTTCAGCAACCGTCAACGTTGCTGCAAGCAGTGATCCGGTTGGCACGTTCACAGTAGCTGATGTGGCTGCGTTCGGAGGAACACAATACGAAATCAGTGTGACCTATAGCGATGAGACGGATGTGGATGTCTCCAGTATTGGCTATGGCGACATGTGGGCAACCAACGATAAAGGCTTCAGCAGATTCCTGGACTTCGTCGGGGTCGACAACAGCACCAATGGACTCGCTCGCACAGCTACCTACGTCTTTACCCCAGTCGGCGGTTACTGGGATTCTTCCGATAATGGAACCTACACCGTCACCCTGATGCCTGGGCAAATTTTCGATACCGGTCGCAATTCGAACCGACTTGCAGTATCCAAAACGTTCCAGGTCAAATTGCCATCCGCAAACGATCCGCCAACGGTCTCAAAGATCCAGCCGGTGGCCAGCGGCAATGGCCGAGGCTCAATGATGCAGGTAAATTTCACTAGCGTGGATGAGTCCGACTCGCACTGGTGTGTTATCGATTGGGGTGATGGTGACGAAGCAGAGACGATTCGGCTTGTCGATACCGAACCGTTTTTCATTGAGCATGTTTATGGAGCTGGTGGTGAGTACACGGTTGTTCTGAAAATGCGTAATGATCAGGGCAGCGAAAGCGATCCACGTTCGATCGCAGTGCGGGTTGCCAATAGCGAATTGCAGAATCCGCTGATGCCGTGGGATGTTAACCGTGACGGTTCCATTCTGGCCTCCGATGCTCTGGCGATCATCAATCAACTGACCGAGTTTCCGAATGGCCAATCGAGTATGCCGGTGACCGCAGAGGATCGTGGCCCTGATTTCCTAGACGCCAACGGCGATGGTGTAGTCTCGGCGGCTGACGCACTCTACGTAATCAATAAATTGAGCGAGCGCCAAAAAGCGGACGCCGAGGTGGCTGAGGGTGAGACGCTCATCGATAGCTTGCTGAGCGATTGGATCCCATTTCCCACCATTGAAATTGAATCGCGAATAGGCCGCACCGAAACGGACCCAATTCTAGCGAACCAGAAGCCTACGCTGCTTGCAAAGCAAAAAACCTATCACGCTGGAGACTTGGCGAGTGTGCCGATCAGTAGCATCGACCACGATCAATCAGCCCGGGAGATTGCGGAAGCACTGGTTAGAGATCGACTACTTAATTCTGTCGTAGACGGAACGCTTGCGGACGAGGCACTGTCGGCTCGACATGGATTGAAAAGGTCATCAATCGGTCGCCTAGATGCGCTAGCGAAATAG